The Cryptomeria japonica chromosome 2, Sugi_1.0, whole genome shotgun sequence region gaaataTTGAGTAAGAattctattttgaaagataagataattaaattggaaaaagtaattcaatgcatactcggaaggaatcccgtatggattcgcttgacttcccgaggctttaagccaaattccaaggcagaattcaagcttgtattatgttattcaattactcctaaggacatcaacctcggtgcacttctgttagaaaagtgtagtacttagcgagtggcttaggacccaaatggtcccgatgagtctatgtctctggccagagcacctcctatcctgattggatagatgcctaccccgtatgggtagatgcctatcccgtattggatagatgaaatcttatgtcccgtatggacaaatgcctaactcgtatggttagattctcatctgagatggatgaatgcctaatctaaatggatggatgcccagagtatgcaattgaatcaaacacaatgattaaattaaaaaataaaaataaagaatggtcaattttgttgagttaattatggtgggttattagaAGGAGTCACACTgtctataattggatggttaaatccaataatgatgtactgctcaaaatagcatcttcatatgctggatttagtatgaGTGTAGTTCcgattgcctttacaaaaaccttgcttcaccttcaaataatgtctgcgtgtatagctctacttattctcacatataccttcttccaattccttatccttatcacatatcgatcttacaaataagatcttacataacgtaagaccaattttagtaggttgtctctttaagatattacaataaaataattacaagtaaatcaataaccgatgcaatatccgattcaacatgtcggcttaatgcatttacaataacaacaaaatcatctccaaagcatgtcgtgttgatctagaatagataagcctgctggtgcttattttggacctatttgtcagtaacaacaaatatgcaaatacgaatatgccaatgaacaaaatctctaagacaaagtgtccaaacgatgtcttcgacataaccaagtgttttccatgtcattccaagtgccgatgaataaTATATCTTTCCAGTGtacattgttgatcctccaaagtgccagagttgataagtgctataggtgttgagatcagtgacaaaaccataccaaaataccaacagtttttATATCAATTCTATCACATTTATCgtaatttcagcattttcacaattcaatttaaaagagggCAGTCAATTCAAAtctagtaaatccaatagaattctcaaccctatccttTCTAGTTTGGGGTTAGATCCATTGGgtttacccctctttaatgtattggtccttaagtaaaaattagtggttttcatatatctaattgtggaaaccctatttttttaCCAACACTTCTAGTATGTCTATTTTCATACCACTTTAGGTCACCTTTTAATTGTGACCCTTGGCCATTCCCTTTCAATTGAGAGAAAGTAATAAATTAGAAAATGAGAACTAAACATTGGATGCAATAAAACTTTTGATATTTTTAGTAGACGTGAGGAGAAGAAATATGGATTTAAATATATGGTATCATGAATTGGAGCTTATTGCTAACCGTAAACTCATAGAAATCACATATGAAGAGAAAAATCCATGTTTACTTCTATCCCAACTTGAGAGAGATTGATCCAAAGATAACTCTGTTTTGGAAAagtaggtgttgtacaccttgcacgCAACATAATTAATGTTTGCAATTATAATTGTATTCTATTATGTGAGTTACACATGGATGGATAAAGTATAGAAATTCCTTGGAATATTCCaagggccacttgatgagttgtattgtaataaATTgtgatatattatattgtatttatttaatattgaataaattaaattaataaagtacATGATATTAGAAGTGAGGTTAATAGGGTAGTTATCTAATGGTATTAGCACATGGTTTTAATTTAATACCACTtgatggttttgtgggagcttgtatcTATAAAAGCAAGGTCACAAGGGTTGTTTTTGGGTTAGATAGGTTTAGCAtgtgtggaggttggaagcatgacatgggatgtgtggttacatgcttgttcacctAGATTGCATGTTTATGGTTGGGGTTTCAAAATTATCATGGTTGTATTTGTAATGttgcattgctgataatacatgaaTGATAGATGATTTTGGAGTTTAGATTTTTCACTCATGActgttttcccaaggtatatcttgtgtcaacTTTTATGGGTTTGTTGTTTATTATTTGCATGTGCATTCTATAGATTAAAATGAATCCTACACAAAAATGGGTTCTTAGGATCAAAATGAGAGATCTACATTAAAATTGGACTAGCCACAATAAATTATGGTGTCTAGGGAAATGATTGCATTTAATATAAATAGGCACAATAGGTAGACAAGACAAATAAAATTGAGCCACAGAAATATGTTAAAATTTGAATTGTGTTGAGAGAAGCCAAAAAATAAATTTggcattaaaattttcaaatttgcaaCAAAGGAACTATTGAGGATCAATGCACAATCTTCAAACCAATAAAATGCTAATTCAATCCCAAAAAGTAGGAACCAACATAAAATCCCAACAAAATGTCTTTCCATTAGATCATCAAGAGTTGGCCTTAAGAAAAATCACTTGCCAAAGGAACAAGTGGAACAATAAAATCCACATCGAGACTTTTGACCTCATCATTAGTTGCCATTGTTCCAAGAACTATCGGAAGTCCTAACAAAAACTTCATCTTCCTTCCTCATCACTTGAACATATGTGATTGACAAATGAAGGGAATGAAATCAAAGTCAATTGATAGTCTTGGTGGTTCCTAGACATTTTGCCAAACTTGAAACGTAGATACACAATTCACTAGTTTACATGGTGAATGGAAATTTAAATCAGATCTCACAGTTGATCAAATTTTGGATTATCTTTTAAGGAATTAGGTAATGGAAAGGAAAGGGAGCAAATGGCTAAGGGTAGATACTAACATGATGACCTTTGTAGGATATCTTTGATTGATTATCTATGAAGAGTCATTAAATGGACACATAGAAAAGGGAACACAACTTTGAGCTCCAACATCTACTAAAAAAAAATGATCCTATCAATTTTTCCTAAGCATATATTATTTTAGTATGCACATTTACTTTGATAAAGTCCCTTCCATCTATCAATCCCAATATAATTGACTACTCTTTATCACtcaaaattattaatatataatcatGAAATTTTAAGGAATCCAAACAAGACATAATCACTCCAATCCACTTTTTACACTTACCACACATGTCCCTAACACCATACTCCTCATTTTGAAATCTCCCTTCATTTTGCAAGATATGCATAATAAAGATGGACTTGTCCAAATTCCTTGTtatcattatatatataaatttagaaGTACACATTGAAATCCATTAATTCATGTAATTAATATTCAATGTACTCGAGACCCTCTTTTACTTTTCCTTTTTCTATCTTTAATTAatctttttatttttctcaatttgttcttcttcttcttttttccattTTCAACGACTTTGACCCTTGATTTACTATTTTCCTTCTAATCAATATTTTTTAATTACtctcattttatatttattttctaaGAAAAATACTTCATAGGCTATAAATTTTTGGGCCaagtggaaaaaaaaaaaaagtcatctTCAACTATAACATGAAAATTAATTTTTATAGAAAAGAAAATTAAACTCTTATAAATTATTGTTAAAGAGGTATGTTGACATGTTGCATTAAATAATTATTCGTCATAATCATTGCATTTGTGTAATTATATGTaaagacatttttttattttaatttattgttATGTGTAGTTCTTACGTCTACATATGAATTTATAAATGGAAAGAACCATTGTCATGGGATGCACATATTGGTGGAATTTTACCAATAGAAACTATAAAATACTATTATTCAAATATATTATAAGTCCTATAAGTATAAAATAAAAGTGTTTCTAAGGGGTATCTTAAAGGATCATTCCTATCtttaaaatgatgatgtgaaattaaaaattaaaaataatgaaaagtgGTGATTTAAAAGTATACAAGTTGTGTTTTATTTGACCTCATTTCAAGATATGATGTCGTCTTGCACATAACAAGACCTGACTTCTGATGGACTCATTAAGAATCTTTCAACTTCTTGACTCTTTCAACTTCACGAATAGATCAAGAACTCATTAACTATAATTATAACttttagaaaaatttaaaaatattagatGAAACCatagtgaaatatatatatatatatatatatcatatttttAGAAAACGAAACATACTTTTCTATTTGAAAACCTTTGTATGGATAACCGACACACAATATCGACTTACAAGCAGGGGGAACCGTCAAATTCAGTCCTTGATGTGAACACAGGAAGTTGGCAAATTTGACATTTTATTCAAGCACAAAATAGAACCCTAATACGAGAACGACAGACTCTACTGCCagacctaaaccctaaaccctaaaccctatacatcGTCGTATGATAGGTTTAACAGTACAAATTGGGATTGGCGATGAGATATGCCTCGATCTTCTTGAACAGAGCAGTACTCATTTCCTTAATCTCCTTCACTTTCTCTTCATCCTGAGGAACTCCCGGAAGGCTGTCAAAATGGACTACAGAGCTGCAAATACATCCTCCCTCTGGTTTTGGGGTGTATTTGAATTCGTATGTGGCAGATGACACTTTCTTTCCCAGCAGTCCTCCTTCAACATGGCTGTAGCGATACACAAACTTCTCCTCGTCCACTTCCTCCACTTTCTCCTTCACATAGCTGAAATCCTTGTTCGCTGCATCACCAAACCCAACCAATTAGTAACAGGATAAAATTTTAGGGTTAGTTATTATTCTAAACGAGAAATATTGATACAACGTGATATATACCAGGAGTGAAATTGATTTGCTTGATGCTTCCTACACCTCCTTCGCCTTGCAGGAAAGTGACGCTTGCGAAAAGCTCTGGTGCTTGCTTTGGCAGGAGATTATGGCCATCCTTCACAAAGGCATTCCACAGTCTCTTCGCCTCCAATGGAGTCTCGATATCATGACTGATACTTCCCACCACCATTTTATCTTATCAActcttcttttccctcttctattcttcttcttctacttcctcTTCTGCTTTGAGCTGTGGTTTAGGAAGAGGAAGATTGATGCTATTTATAGATCTCGTTGTCGATCCAATTCATTGCAAATGAAAGAAGACATAAGTGGTTTCTAAATTTCTAGAGTCAAGTCAACAAATCTTTCGATCCAAAGTTTTCTCCATGACGATTCTTTCGTGTTCGTTCTAAAGTCTGACTCAATTTAAATTGGTGAAAGACTTATCATCTCACCAACCCAATATGGCCTCAACTTGCCTGTCCTTTTATTTAATTTGTGTTGAAAATAGAGGTTCTGGGTAGCTTCGTGGTTTGATCACGGGGTCGAAAGTGTTGAAAAGAAGGCTTCTAGAAAAGGATATTGTCAAATTATTTAAGAATTTCGATCTGGCCATCCAATTGCATTGAAGGGAGCACCGTCATTTGAAAACTATGTTCGTATCGGTTATCAAGCCGAACTACCCGGTTTTGATTTCTTTATCATATTCAAATAACATTGAATTGAAACGTTTTAACTCTAATAGAGTCTAGTGAGGTCAAGCTTATggtatatttattaaaataaaaaataatatcattctaaattttttattgtaTATTATTATGTAACATGgtgatatatgttttttttttatcacaCCATCTATTGGATCATGTATGAAAACTTTTGGTGGAATAGATAGCCCTCAATGTTGTTCAATTTTCAAATGAAGAGGTATCAATGTAGATTCTTTTTTAAAGGGGTAAATGCTTTTGACCcaaagctatgaaccagtgaggtcaCAAACGGGGACATTATCCCCATTATAACATTCAACAATGACACTCCAATGAGGTTTGAACCTTGATGTCAAGAACAACACAACAACTTAATCATTACTCCATCCCAATACCAACAATATCAACATAGGTTCTTACTCTTTTATCAAATAGAAAAACGATTTTGTGCATGATATAATACCCTCTTGAAAAATATATAAGATATATTTAGTTTCTTTTGAAAGATTAGAGTTAAATCAATAATCTATAAGTTAATATAGTGTGGATATATCATTTTGATCATTAAGAAAAACCAACTTGACAATATAGGAAAACATTTTGACATTCTTggtatgtatatatgtctatacatTTTAGCTAGTATGAAAAAGTAAGTATATCATGAAAAATTAGAACAAACAATATGATATGGAAGGAAGGGTGAACATGGTCAAATATATTTGGTACAACAACAATATTAGTTGTGAACATTGTGATGGGTTATGGAATGGTGTTATTATTCACAACCAATTTGAACCTATAACACATTCTCAGTTTGCCGATGACACTATTGTTTTTGCAGAGGCCTCCATTAATGAAGTAAAGAACATTTCAGAGACCCTGAATATATATTCCAAGATGTCTGGGCAGGTGATGAACAAGGAAAAATCTCagctcttcttcttcaacaccaaCAAAAGGACACAAAGTCGAATTGCCCAACTGTTTGACATAAATATATCTGAATTACCATTGAAATATCTAGGGGTTAATATTGACAAAGGTTGCAGACATAATCAAATATGGCGGGATGCATTTGGTTCATGCCAAGCTAAAACAGATTTATGGAAAAATAGGTGGTTGTCACAAGCTGAAAGATTAACCATAATCAAATCTGTCCTTTCAGCCATCCCAATATACAGTATGTCATGTTTTAAATTACCATATGCTGCTGGGAAAAGTATGGATAATTTACTCAGAAAGTTTGTTTGGGATGGTGCAAAGGATACACGGAAAATACCTCTCCTAAACTAGGAGACCATGTGTCTTTTAAAAGAAGATGGGGGGGCTAGTTTGAGGAAAATGTCACTGTAAAATCAGGCCTTAGGTGCAAAATTAACCTGGAAAATGTATAAGCAACCTCAAAAACTATGGTGCAGACTATTGCAAAAGAAATATCTTGATTCTGAGGATCCATCAAGAATACTTTCCATTGCAAACTTGGCTTGGGGATCTGCTACTTGGAATTGTTTATGGGATTGTAGAAATACAATAACTGATCATTTATCATGGCAGATTGGTAATGGTAGGAAGGCCCTGTTCTTGAGGGACTCTTGGGATGGGTTGCCAGCATTGATCGACTTGATTGAGCATCAAGAATGGATTTAACTTGTTGAAAACATTATTGGAAAATATCTCCATAATTATTTTAAGGAGATGGTTGAACCGTGCGGTTACAGAATATGGAAAAGGATCGCTATTGGTAACCCTGTCGTATGTGGGAAAGTGTcggatttaattaaaatggatgcTTACCTGTTTCACATGAGAAAGATTACGTATTTTTGTGTCCCTCGAAATCAGGAGACTACAGTATCAAATTGGGATATGAGATTCAAAGAATACGTGGTAATAAATCTGACTGGCCACATATGCTCTGCTGGAATAAGCGGGTCCTCCCAAAGGTAGGTGCCTTTTTATGGGTTTCAATACATGGAAGAATTTTAACGGGGGATCGGTTGCAAACCATTGACATTGCAGGTCCAAATAGATGTATCATGTGTGGATCAGATGAAGAAACTGCCAATCATCTGCTTTTCCACTATCATGTGGCTGAGGAGTGTTGGAATTGGTATCTAGACAAAATCAATTTGAGAGTTGCTAGAAACAAATTTCTGAAATTTTTTCTGATATCTTGGCTAGCGAGATTGAAATCAAGATGGAGTAACCTCTCCCTTATTGGCCCCTCAATGATCATCTAgaatatttggaaagaaagaaacaaaaggatATTTAAGGACTCCTCGCTTACTATGGATGGGGTTATCTAGAAAATCAAATTTTCTATTGAAGAAgtgataaatgacaagattagtattGGTTCGTTGACTAACTATAATGATTGGGATTAAAATATGGAAGACTATTGGTCACTCAAGATTCCAAATGCTTCTGGTTTGCCTAAAAAAGTTAAACTGGATAGGAACTCTATCAAATGGGAAGCCCCTTAAACTAGTTGggttaaactcaattttgatggagcatgcaAAGGTAATCCTGGTTCCTCAGGAATTGGAGCCATTATTCAAAATGAGAATGGGGAACTCCTACAAGGAATCTTTGGCAGAATTGGTTGTGCTACCAATAACATAGCTGAGATAAGAGCTCTTGAAGCTGGACTTGATCTTTGTATTCAATCTGGTCACCCCAGGATAATAATTGAAGGTGACTCCCAGATTATCCTAAATGGAGTTTGCAATTCAAGGTTTGAGAACAAGGATTTAAATAAATGGATACCATACATCAATTCCTTTC contains the following coding sequences:
- the LOC131037126 gene encoding major strawberry allergen Fra a 1.08, whose product is MVVGSISHDIETPLEAKRLWNAFVKDGHNLLPKQAPELFASVTFLQGEGGVGSIKQINFTPANKDFSYVKEKVEEVDEEKFVYRYSHVEGGLLGKKVSSATYEFKYTPKPEGGCICSSVVHFDSLPGVPQDEEKVKEIKEMSTALFKKIEAYLIANPNLYC